One part of the Rutidosis leptorrhynchoides isolate AG116_Rl617_1_P2 chromosome 1, CSIRO_AGI_Rlap_v1, whole genome shotgun sequence genome encodes these proteins:
- the LOC139874842 gene encoding uncharacterized protein isoform X1 yields MSTLARTSFATTCELSTTPSSSLKCKGAGKTREYYFVVSLTFAQKKTLNLKIQFQFRKKSGGDQMEKETNNNTNGGSGYWWWAAASGVQVVYGIYSIRKGYSGDSRLMPLKAFGIASLFVGATATATVGTLSASGIHSVTDAVELGASIRSSLGVKGRG; encoded by the exons ATGTCTACCTTAGCCCGAACATCATTTGCTACAACCTGCGAGCTTTCCACGACACCATCTTCGTCCCTTAAGTGCAAAGGAGCGGGTAAAACGAGAGAGTATTATTTTGTGGTTTCTCTCACTTTCGCCCAAAAAAAAACTCTAAACTTAAAAATTCAATTTCAATTCAGGAAGAA ATCCGGCGGCGATCAAATGGAGAAAGAGACCAATAACAACACCAACGGCGGCAGCGGTTACTGGTGGTGGGCCGCCGCTAGTGGTGTACAAGTTGTTTATGGAATATACTCGATCCGTAAAGGCTACTCCGGTGACTCACGTCTCATGCCGCTAAAAGCTTTTGGTATAGCTTCTTTATTCGTTGGCGCTACCGCCACTGCCACCGTCGGAACCCTAAGTGCCTCTGGCATCCACTCG GTAACGGATGCTGTGGAACTTGGTGCGAGTATAAGGTCTAGTCTTGGGGTGAAGGGGAGGGGATGA
- the LOC139874842 gene encoding uncharacterized protein isoform X2 codes for MSTLARTSFATTCELSTTPSSSLKCKGAGKTRESGGDQMEKETNNNTNGGSGYWWWAAASGVQVVYGIYSIRKGYSGDSRLMPLKAFGIASLFVGATATATVGTLSASGIHSVTDAVELGASIRSSLGVKGRG; via the exons ATGTCTACCTTAGCCCGAACATCATTTGCTACAACCTGCGAGCTTTCCACGACACCATCTTCGTCCCTTAAGTGCAAAGGAGCGGGTAAAACGAGAGA ATCCGGCGGCGATCAAATGGAGAAAGAGACCAATAACAACACCAACGGCGGCAGCGGTTACTGGTGGTGGGCCGCCGCTAGTGGTGTACAAGTTGTTTATGGAATATACTCGATCCGTAAAGGCTACTCCGGTGACTCACGTCTCATGCCGCTAAAAGCTTTTGGTATAGCTTCTTTATTCGTTGGCGCTACCGCCACTGCCACCGTCGGAACCCTAAGTGCCTCTGGCATCCACTCG GTAACGGATGCTGTGGAACTTGGTGCGAGTATAAGGTCTAGTCTTGGGGTGAAGGGGAGGGGATGA
- the LOC139874842 gene encoding uncharacterized protein isoform X3 produces the protein MEKETNNNTNGGSGYWWWAAASGVQVVYGIYSIRKGYSGDSRLMPLKAFGIASLFVGATATATVGTLSASGIHSVTDAVELGASIRSSLGVKGRG, from the exons ATGGAGAAAGAGACCAATAACAACACCAACGGCGGCAGCGGTTACTGGTGGTGGGCCGCCGCTAGTGGTGTACAAGTTGTTTATGGAATATACTCGATCCGTAAAGGCTACTCCGGTGACTCACGTCTCATGCCGCTAAAAGCTTTTGGTATAGCTTCTTTATTCGTTGGCGCTACCGCCACTGCCACCGTCGGAACCCTAAGTGCCTCTGGCATCCACTCG GTAACGGATGCTGTGGAACTTGGTGCGAGTATAAGGTCTAGTCTTGGGGTGAAGGGGAGGGGATGA